In Rhizobium jaguaris, a single window of DNA contains:
- a CDS encoding ABC transporter permease codes for MRIANVFHLGIKELRGLTRDPMMIILIVYAFTLSIYTASTAQPETLNNATIAIVDEDQSPVSSRITTAFYPPYFIVPKLISQQEMDRRMDAGIDTFALNIPPNFQRDLLAGKSPTIQLNVDATRMSQAFTGGGYVQSIVSSEVAEFLNRYRGTNAAPVDLALRARFNQELNKGWFGAINNVISSVTMLSIVLTGAALIREREHGTIEHLLVMPITPAEIMLSKVWSMGLVVLIATAFSLVVVVKGWLSVPVQGSLTLFLLGAALQLFATTSMGIFLATVAGSMPQFGLLLMLVLLPLQVLSGGVTPRESMPQIIQDIMLAAPNTHFVIMAQAVLFRGAGIDVVWPQLLALLAIGTILFAFSLRRFRQFLR; via the coding sequence ATGCGCATAGCAAATGTTTTCCACTTGGGAATCAAGGAGCTGCGCGGTCTGACCCGCGATCCGATGATGATCATTTTGATCGTCTACGCCTTCACATTGTCGATCTACACGGCGTCTACCGCCCAGCCGGAAACGCTCAACAACGCGACGATCGCGATTGTCGACGAGGACCAGTCTCCCGTTTCCTCGCGGATCACCACGGCTTTCTATCCGCCCTACTTCATCGTTCCGAAGCTCATCTCGCAACAGGAAATGGATAGGCGCATGGATGCTGGTATAGATACCTTCGCGCTTAACATCCCTCCCAATTTTCAGCGCGACCTGCTTGCTGGCAAGTCGCCGACTATACAGCTCAATGTCGATGCCACGCGCATGAGTCAGGCCTTCACCGGTGGCGGGTACGTGCAGTCAATCGTTTCAAGCGAGGTCGCCGAATTCCTGAACCGCTACCGCGGGACAAACGCAGCCCCCGTCGATCTGGCTCTTCGAGCCCGCTTTAACCAGGAACTGAACAAGGGCTGGTTCGGCGCCATCAACAACGTGATTTCGTCGGTTACGATGTTGTCGATCGTCCTGACTGGAGCTGCGCTCATTCGTGAGCGCGAGCACGGTACGATCGAGCACCTGCTCGTCATGCCCATTACACCCGCCGAAATCATGCTGAGCAAAGTCTGGTCGATGGGCCTAGTGGTCTTGATTGCCACTGCTTTTTCGTTGGTGGTCGTGGTGAAGGGTTGGCTTTCGGTGCCGGTGCAGGGGTCGCTCACGTTGTTCTTGCTCGGAGCGGCGCTTCAGTTGTTCGCCACCACGTCGATGGGAATTTTCCTGGCGACCGTTGCCGGCTCGATGCCGCAATTCGGTCTGTTGCTCATGCTGGTGCTGCTTCCGTTGCAGGTGCTGTCGGGTGGCGTGACGCCGCGTGAAAGTATGCCGCAGATCATCCAGGACATCATGCTCGCGGCTCCCAACACGCATTTCGTCATCATGGCTCAGGCGGTCCTGTTTCGGGGGGCGGGGATCGACGTCGTGTGGCCGCAATTGCTGGCGCTGCTGGCTATAGGGACGATATTGTTCGCATTCTCCCTGCGACGCTTCCGTCAATTCCTTCGATAA
- a CDS encoding DUF1772 domain-containing protein, producing the protein MSAALVLQAHPNSQRRTDRASLCLPGTSLCSASLTAKGSSTMAVRAAQFLALVVSALALIPSGAHLAALPNKIALPQTEYFTIQTIYNGWAILGLLWPAAIIANALLAVIVRSQQWPSWFAAFAALCFAFMLAIFFFWTLPANNATANWTEIPRHWETLRRQWEYSHAANAVLAFAAFCLTALSATTWRPANP; encoded by the coding sequence TTGTCTGCGGCTTTGGTTTTGCAAGCGCATCCCAACAGCCAACGAAGGACAGATCGTGCCTCGCTTTGCTTACCTGGAACTTCTCTTTGCAGTGCCAGCTTAACGGCAAAGGGGTCATCGACAATGGCAGTCAGAGCAGCCCAATTTCTGGCACTCGTGGTTTCCGCGCTCGCGCTCATTCCGTCGGGAGCGCATCTTGCCGCTCTGCCCAATAAGATCGCCCTACCGCAAACCGAATATTTCACGATTCAAACCATTTATAATGGGTGGGCGATTTTGGGACTGCTGTGGCCGGCCGCGATCATCGCGAATGCGCTGCTTGCAGTGATCGTCCGCTCACAGCAATGGCCATCTTGGTTCGCGGCGTTCGCCGCTCTCTGCTTCGCCTTCATGTTGGCAATATTCTTTTTCTGGACGCTGCCCGCCAACAACGCGACGGCGAATTGGACCGAGATTCCTCGACATTGGGAAACACTCAGGCGGCAGTGGGAATATTCTCATGCGGCAAATGCCGTGCTTGCGTTTGCAGCTTTCTGTTTAACGGCGCTGTCAGCGACAACATGGCGGCCGGCCAATCCGTAG
- a CDS encoding lipopolysaccharide biosynthesis protein, giving the protein MTSITGRLVKGSMWLSLSRTIVNGLATLSTFVLARYLAPADFGVVALGMTILLIVTTVTELSLSEALIRHAAPDESHFSAAWTLNAARGLAICILFAIFAYPTARLFNEPKLTGVMLALGINMFMGGLINPRRIMLQRNLIFWQEFVLAVSQKFAGFFASVAIAVIYQSYWALVIGTLVAQATNVVVSYLVLPFRPRITFQHMREFFSFSAWLTAGQIVSTLNWRFDYLLVGKMLGGIQLGYYSVGSNLAMMPTREATAPLTQTIYPAFAGIRNDPDRLAAAYQRVQALVAAVALPAGIGVAVTADPLVRLALGDRWTPVIFIIQSLASVFALQTLGSLVQPLGMAKGETRVLFVRDAQMFCLRVPIMIAGLMLYGLPGVILGRVFTGLFSTFVNMMLVRRFTGISVLKQLSVNLRALVSVAVMAAGVWLASNHLALTDDKVVLVTHLAILTLLGGLLYCGSTFLLWMLMKRPTGPETEVRTILGKVLPRLRLA; this is encoded by the coding sequence ATGACCAGCATCACCGGACGGCTCGTCAAGGGCAGCATGTGGTTAAGCCTGTCTCGGACGATCGTGAACGGGCTTGCGACCCTCAGTACGTTCGTGCTGGCGCGGTATCTGGCACCCGCTGATTTCGGCGTGGTCGCTCTCGGCATGACGATACTCCTGATCGTCACGACAGTGACCGAGCTCTCGCTTTCTGAAGCGCTCATCCGTCATGCGGCGCCCGACGAATCCCATTTCAGCGCTGCATGGACCCTCAATGCCGCCCGTGGGCTGGCGATCTGTATCCTGTTCGCGATCTTTGCTTATCCAACTGCCCGCCTGTTCAACGAGCCGAAATTGACGGGTGTGATGCTGGCCCTTGGCATCAACATGTTTATGGGTGGTCTCATCAATCCGCGCCGTATCATGCTCCAGCGCAATCTGATCTTCTGGCAGGAATTCGTGCTTGCCGTTTCGCAGAAGTTCGCCGGCTTTTTTGCCTCCGTCGCGATAGCGGTGATCTATCAAAGCTATTGGGCGCTGGTCATCGGCACCCTCGTAGCCCAGGCGACGAATGTCGTTGTCTCCTATCTGGTGCTGCCCTTCCGGCCCAGGATCACCTTCCAGCATATGCGGGAGTTTTTCTCCTTCTCTGCCTGGCTCACCGCCGGTCAGATCGTCAGCACACTCAACTGGCGCTTCGATTATCTGCTGGTCGGCAAGATGCTCGGTGGGATCCAGCTCGGCTATTATTCGGTGGGGAGCAATCTCGCCATGATGCCGACGCGGGAAGCGACCGCGCCCCTCACGCAGACGATCTATCCGGCCTTCGCCGGCATCCGCAACGATCCCGACAGGCTTGCCGCCGCCTATCAGCGCGTGCAGGCGCTGGTTGCCGCCGTTGCGCTCCCGGCCGGCATCGGCGTTGCGGTGACCGCCGATCCGCTGGTCAGGCTCGCGCTGGGTGACAGGTGGACGCCAGTCATTTTCATCATTCAGTCGCTTGCCTCGGTCTTCGCGCTGCAGACACTCGGCTCCCTGGTTCAGCCGCTCGGCATGGCAAAGGGCGAAACACGGGTGTTGTTCGTCCGCGATGCCCAGATGTTCTGCCTGCGGGTGCCGATCATGATCGCCGGTCTGATGCTCTATGGCCTTCCAGGGGTCATCCTGGGCCGCGTGTTCACCGGCCTGTTCAGCACTTTCGTCAACATGATGCTCGTACGGCGCTTCACGGGGATTTCCGTATTGAAGCAGTTGTCCGTCAACCTGCGGGCGCTTGTAAGCGTCGCCGTGATGGCAGCCGGGGTCTGGCTCGCTTCGAACCATCTCGCGCTCACGGACGACAAGGTCGTGCTGGTCACGCATCTCGCAATACTGACCTTGCTCGGCGGCCTGCTCTACTGCGGCTCAACCTTCCTGCTGTGGATGTTGATGAAGCGGCCGACCGGCCCGGAAACGGAGGTCCGAACCATACTCGGCAAAGTGCTGCCGAGACTACGTCTTGCCTGA
- a CDS encoding polysaccharide pyruvyl transferase family protein, protein MTLQSNQTLITKLEGMIHDCLKDYISHDEPLAILDFPDIRNCGDSAIWLGEMAYLKKRYDKRPTYVSRITDFSPEQLERIMPTGPIFIHGGGNFGDIWDAHQDFREQVLERFPNRQVIQFPQSIHYKSQVRLDESARVIGRHKNFVLLVRDEESKEFALKHFDCEVRLCPDMAFCIGPIEPEKSEIPVLAMLRSDLEKVGDADLSAYPDIPKEDWTTESARRVRVSKALGAATALLALKPAEIRLRKLDAAAHNRLRRGIRQISRGHTIVTDRLHVHICSLLLGRPHAVLDNNYGKIRRFMAAFSGDTDLAYKATSLDDGIAWARCKADQSSLPQLSVLRSDLHVRPVG, encoded by the coding sequence ATGACATTGCAATCAAATCAAACCTTGATCACGAAATTGGAGGGCATGATCCACGATTGCCTGAAAGACTACATCAGCCATGATGAGCCTTTGGCAATCCTCGACTTTCCCGACATCCGCAACTGCGGCGACTCGGCCATCTGGTTGGGCGAAATGGCCTATCTCAAAAAGAGATATGACAAACGGCCGACCTATGTATCGCGGATCACCGATTTCTCGCCCGAGCAGCTCGAGCGTATTATGCCGACGGGTCCCATCTTCATTCATGGCGGCGGCAATTTCGGCGATATCTGGGATGCGCATCAGGACTTCCGCGAACAAGTGCTGGAGCGATTTCCCAACCGTCAGGTGATTCAGTTTCCGCAATCCATCCACTATAAGTCTCAGGTGCGCCTGGACGAAAGCGCGCGCGTCATCGGGCGTCATAAGAACTTTGTGTTGCTGGTGCGCGACGAGGAGTCGAAGGAGTTCGCCCTTAAGCACTTCGATTGCGAAGTGAGGCTCTGCCCCGACATGGCCTTCTGTATCGGTCCAATCGAGCCGGAGAAATCTGAAATTCCAGTTTTGGCTATGCTGAGATCCGATCTCGAGAAGGTCGGAGACGCCGATCTTTCCGCCTATCCTGATATTCCGAAAGAGGATTGGACCACCGAATCCGCCAGGCGGGTGCGCGTCTCCAAAGCGCTTGGGGCGGCAACGGCTCTTCTGGCTCTCAAACCGGCCGAAATACGGCTGCGCAAACTCGACGCGGCAGCCCATAATCGACTGCGTCGCGGCATCCGCCAGATCTCCCGCGGCCACACGATCGTCACCGACAGGCTTCACGTCCACATTTGCTCGCTGCTACTTGGACGTCCCCATGCGGTGTTGGATAACAACTACGGCAAGATACGTCGGTTCATGGCCGCATTTTCAGGCGATACGGATCTGGCCTACAAGGCGACATCGCTCGATGATGGAATCGCGTGGGCGCGCTGTAAGGCCGATCAATCCTCCTTGCCGCAGCTTAGCGTGCTGCGCTCAGACTTGCATGTCAGACCGGTCGGTTAA
- a CDS encoding ArsR/SmtB family transcription factor: protein MVQYEKARLDASFAALSDATRRGVLEQLGRADASITDLAEKFHMTLTGMKKHVSVLEQAGLVTTEKVGRVRTCKLGLRGLDEEAAWIESYRQLWDARFDDLDEVVEELKRKEKLDGRNKRE from the coding sequence ATGGTTCAGTATGAGAAAGCCCGTCTCGATGCCTCGTTCGCTGCGCTCTCGGACGCCACCCGACGCGGCGTTCTGGAGCAGCTCGGACGTGCAGACGCTTCGATCACGGACCTTGCCGAGAAGTTCCACATGACCCTCACGGGCATGAAGAAGCACGTCAGCGTCTTGGAGCAGGCGGGGCTCGTCACCACGGAGAAGGTCGGGCGTGTGCGCACCTGCAAGCTCGGCCTACGTGGACTGGACGAAGAGGCTGCCTGGATCGAAAGCTATCGCCAGCTCTGGGACGCACGCTTCGACGATCTGGACGAGGTTGTCGAGGAACTCAAACGGAAGGAGAAGCTCGATGGACGCAACAAGAGAGAGTGA
- a CDS encoding SRPBCC family protein yields MDATRESEPAPMKNRTTVERKSERELVVTRTFDGPARIVFEAWTKPGLLKRWWAPKSTGMSLLSCEVDARVEGRYRFEFGHDAAKPMAFFGRYIEVIPHSRLVWTNEESDDGSVTTVTFEEKDGKTLLIMYELYPSKEALDRAIAGMEGGMPETFEQLDELLVAMGASVGRS; encoded by the coding sequence ATGGACGCAACAAGAGAGAGTGAGCCCGCCCCCATGAAGAACCGCACGACAGTGGAACGGAAGTCCGAGCGTGAGCTGGTCGTCACGCGAACCTTCGACGGCCCCGCGCGCATCGTGTTCGAGGCGTGGACCAAGCCCGGGCTGCTCAAGCGGTGGTGGGCGCCGAAATCGACAGGCATGTCTTTGCTTTCATGCGAAGTGGATGCTCGTGTCGAGGGCAGGTACCGTTTCGAGTTCGGCCACGATGCCGCAAAGCCTATGGCGTTCTTCGGTAGGTACATCGAAGTGATACCGCACTCACGCCTCGTCTGGACTAATGAGGAAAGTGATGACGGGTCCGTCACCACCGTGACCTTCGAGGAAAAAGATGGCAAGACGCTGCTCATCATGTACGAACTCTATCCTTCGAAGGAAGCCCTCGATCGTGCCATCGCCGGGATGGAGGGTGGGATGCCCGAGACGTTCGAGCAACTGGACGAACTTCTCGTCGCCATGGGCGCGAGCGTGGGACGGTCATAA
- a CDS encoding mechanosensitive ion channel family protein, whose protein sequence is MFGEHHSLPLVLINLLGLAGILIWHIQGRRHPTARLIVQILFFGGMSLVLWLAGISPYHLDDGELQDAGLLLARSARVLWWLHLAWTMIGFVHIYLTLNRRPQEAHLLQDLIVGVVYLGVALSVIGFVFGAPVGPLIATSGIVVVIIGLALQNTLSDVFSGIALALGRAYVIGDWIELADGTEGRVVETNWRSTNLLTGGHNVVVLPNSVLAKQGVTNRSRPDESHQMTLTLRIAATHKPRLVEEIMLAVLQGCERIVRDPPPAVALKTIDAVAIEVELLFRVASAASRMPAQNEIIDLVYEHCKANGVSLATPAQSLVIAPPAPTEHAASVRPMSSDAL, encoded by the coding sequence ATGTTTGGCGAACATCATTCCCTGCCGCTCGTTCTGATCAATCTTCTGGGGCTGGCGGGCATTCTCATTTGGCATATCCAGGGGCGCCGTCATCCGACCGCCCGTCTGATCGTGCAGATCCTGTTTTTCGGCGGCATGAGCCTCGTGCTCTGGCTTGCTGGAATTTCACCTTACCATCTCGACGATGGCGAACTTCAGGATGCCGGCCTCTTGCTCGCCAGATCTGCGAGGGTCCTCTGGTGGCTCCATCTTGCATGGACGATGATCGGCTTCGTCCATATCTATCTCACCCTCAATCGGCGACCGCAGGAAGCGCATCTTCTCCAGGATCTGATCGTCGGCGTCGTCTATCTCGGTGTCGCATTGTCGGTTATCGGCTTCGTCTTCGGCGCGCCGGTTGGCCCGCTCATTGCAACCTCGGGCATCGTCGTCGTCATTATCGGTCTTGCGCTGCAGAACACGCTTTCCGATGTCTTTTCCGGGATCGCGCTTGCGCTCGGCCGCGCCTACGTCATCGGCGATTGGATCGAGCTCGCCGATGGCACCGAAGGACGGGTTGTCGAAACCAACTGGCGCTCCACCAACCTGCTGACAGGCGGACATAATGTCGTTGTCCTTCCGAACAGCGTCCTGGCAAAACAGGGTGTGACCAATCGCAGCCGCCCCGACGAATCACACCAGATGACGCTTACGTTGCGCATTGCCGCTACCCATAAACCGCGGCTTGTCGAGGAGATTATGCTCGCCGTTCTGCAGGGCTGCGAAAGGATCGTCAGGGATCCGCCGCCGGCCGTCGCACTTAAGACGATCGATGCGGTAGCCATCGAAGTCGAACTGCTGTTCCGTGTCGCGAGTGCGGCCAGCCGCATGCCGGCCCAAAACGAGATCATCGATCTGGTCTATGAGCATTGCAAGGCGAACGGAGTCTCATTGGCAACGCCGGCTCAAAGCCTCGTCATCGCGCCACCCGCGCCCACCGAACATGCCGCCTCCGTCAGGCCGATGTCATCCGATGCGCTTTAG
- a CDS encoding MBL fold metallo-hydrolase, with the protein MILENTSHPVKSSPEELVPSRYAVRIGEIDVLVISDGVLPLPTKMLGHNADPADRAAWLNDMFLPTEAFDWALNAVVVRSGKQTILIDAGLGLDPELNLPRAGQLIKRLEAAGIDLGSVTDVVLTHMHMDHVGGLLVDGVKDRLRPDLRIHVAAAEVKFWEAPDFSHVSMPPGFPDALRAAAKHFRKVYDSRLRLFDDEYEVAPGVVVSRTGGHTPGHSVVRVTSGKDRLMFAGDAVFAVGFEHPDWHNGFEHDPEEAARVRVRLLRELAETGELLVATHMPFPSVGHVAVDGDVFRWVPVFWDY; encoded by the coding sequence ATGATCCTAGAGAACACCTCTCATCCCGTTAAATCGAGCCCCGAAGAGCTGGTTCCGTCGCGCTATGCGGTGCGGATCGGCGAGATCGACGTGCTGGTGATCAGCGATGGGGTGCTGCCGCTCCCAACCAAGATGTTGGGACACAATGCCGACCCGGCCGACCGCGCAGCCTGGCTGAACGACATGTTCCTGCCAACGGAAGCTTTCGACTGGGCGCTGAACGCGGTCGTGGTGCGTAGCGGCAAGCAGACCATCCTCATCGATGCCGGGCTGGGATTGGACCCGGAGTTGAACTTGCCGCGAGCCGGGCAATTGATCAAGCGACTGGAGGCCGCCGGCATCGACCTTGGATCCGTAACCGACGTAGTACTGACCCACATGCATATGGACCACGTTGGCGGGCTGCTCGTCGACGGGGTGAAGGACCGGTTGCGTCCGGATCTTAGGATCCATGTGGCGGCGGCAGAGGTCAAATTCTGGGAGGCGCCCGATTTCTCTCATGTGTCAATGCCGCCCGGGTTCCCGGACGCGCTGCGAGCGGCCGCCAAGCACTTCAGAAAGGTGTACGACAGTCGGCTGCGATTGTTCGATGATGAGTACGAGGTGGCGCCGGGCGTGGTCGTCTCTCGAACCGGCGGCCACACACCCGGGCATAGTGTGGTCCGCGTGACGTCCGGCAAAGACCGGCTGATGTTCGCTGGCGATGCAGTGTTCGCGGTCGGGTTCGAGCACCCCGACTGGCACAACGGCTTCGAACACGACCCGGAAGAGGCTGCCCGCGTCCGCGTTCGTCTTTTGCGGGAGCTGGCGGAGACCGGCGAGCTTCTGGTGGCTACTCACATGCCGTTCCCCTCCGTTGGCCATGTGGCAGTCGACGGCGACGTCTTTCGCTGGGTACCGGTCTTCTGGGACTACTAA
- a CDS encoding carboxymuconolactone decarboxylase family protein, with protein MTQRLNFAQLSPDLFKGLMTLSNEVKKGSIEQSILDLVDIRASQINGCAFCLDMHSKEATIHGERPLRLYHIAAWRESNLFSPRERAALAWTEAVTKMPEGGIPDELYERVRGQLSEKEVSDLTFQIMAINAWNRASVAFRAVPGSADKAYGLDKAGLE; from the coding sequence ATGACTCAGCGACTGAATTTCGCTCAACTCTCGCCTGATCTGTTCAAGGGCCTGATGACCTTGAGCAACGAAGTAAAGAAGGGCTCGATCGAGCAATCCATTTTGGATCTGGTCGATATTCGTGCGTCACAGATCAACGGCTGCGCTTTTTGCCTCGACATGCACTCGAAGGAAGCCACCATCCACGGCGAACGTCCGCTTCGCCTCTATCACATCGCCGCCTGGAGAGAATCGAACCTTTTCAGCCCGCGCGAGCGCGCTGCGCTCGCCTGGACCGAAGCCGTGACAAAAATGCCGGAAGGCGGCATTCCCGACGAGCTTTACGAGCGCGTGCGTGGGCAGCTTTCGGAAAAGGAAGTCTCCGACCTGACGTTCCAGATCATGGCGATCAACGCCTGGAACCGCGCCAGCGTCGCCTTCAGGGCCGTGCCGGGCTCGGCCGACAAGGCCTACGGGCTCGACAAGGCCGGACTGGAATAA